From one Lycium ferocissimum isolate CSIRO_LF1 chromosome 7, AGI_CSIRO_Lferr_CH_V1, whole genome shotgun sequence genomic stretch:
- the LOC132064654 gene encoding uncharacterized protein LOC132064654 isoform X2, which translates to MKFKAKWRIKKGVVVKDKEEEGVSPLVKKYWVQRYDLFMRYDQGIKMDEEGWFSVTPEKIAVRHAVRCGGGVVIDGFTGVGGNAIQFATMCHPVIAIDIDPRKVALAFENAKIYGVEDHIDFIVGDFFQLAPYLKGDVVFLSPPWGGPAYLTQETFTLDLLKPKNGYSLFQVAQSIAPNVIMYLPRNVDLLQVEELSWLSSPPLKVEIEENMLHGRLKSITAYFGDIAFSELSMFEL; encoded by the exons A TGAAATTCAAAGCAAAATGGAGAATTAAAAAGGGAGTAGTTgttaaagataaagaagaagagggggtTAGTCCACTAGTGAAGAAGTATTGGGTGCAAAGATATGATCTTTTTATGAGATATGACCAAGGCATTAAGATGGATGAAGAAGGTTGGTTTTCCGTTACGCCGGAGAAGATTGCCGTCAGGCATGCTGTCCGTTGTGGCGGCGGTGTCGTCATTGATGGTTTCACTGGAGTTGGGGGCAATGCTATTCAATTTGCAACTAT GTGTCATCCCGTCATTGCAATTGATATTGACCCTAGAAAGGTCGCATTGGCTTTTGAAAATGCAAAGATATATGGTGTTGAAGATCATATTGATTTCATTGTTGGAGACTTTTTCCAACTGGCCCCGTACTTGAAG GGGGACGTAGTATTTCTTTCACCGCCATGGGGAGGTCCAGCATATCTGACACAGGAAACTTTTACCCTTGACTTACTGAAGCCAAAAAATGG TTATTCATTGTTCCAAGTTGCTCAAAGCATAGCGCCAAATGTCATTATGTACTTGCCTCGCAACGTGGACTTACTGCAAGTTGAAGAGCTTTCTTGGTTGTCTTCTCCGCCTTTGAAAGTCGAG ATCGAAGAGAATATGCTTCATGGGAGGTTGAAGAGCATAACTGCTTATTTTGGTGACATTGCATTCTCAGAACTCAGCATGTTTGAACTCTAA
- the LOC132064654 gene encoding uncharacterized protein LOC132064654 isoform X1 produces the protein MPSDEIAALRKRRYFPGKRKPKSFKKRVKFKAKWRIKKGVVVKDKEEEGVSPLVKKYWVQRYDLFMRYDQGIKMDEEGWFSVTPEKIAVRHAVRCGGGVVIDGFTGVGGNAIQFATMCHPVIAIDIDPRKVALAFENAKIYGVEDHIDFIVGDFFQLAPYLKGDVVFLSPPWGGPAYLTQETFTLDLLKPKNGYSLFQVAQSIAPNVIMYLPRNVDLLQVEELSWLSSPPLKVEIEENMLHGRLKSITAYFGDIAFSELSMFEL, from the exons TGAAATTCAAAGCAAAATGGAGAATTAAAAAGGGAGTAGTTgttaaagataaagaagaagagggggtTAGTCCACTAGTGAAGAAGTATTGGGTGCAAAGATATGATCTTTTTATGAGATATGACCAAGGCATTAAGATGGATGAAGAAGGTTGGTTTTCCGTTACGCCGGAGAAGATTGCCGTCAGGCATGCTGTCCGTTGTGGCGGCGGTGTCGTCATTGATGGTTTCACTGGAGTTGGGGGCAATGCTATTCAATTTGCAACTAT GTGTCATCCCGTCATTGCAATTGATATTGACCCTAGAAAGGTCGCATTGGCTTTTGAAAATGCAAAGATATATGGTGTTGAAGATCATATTGATTTCATTGTTGGAGACTTTTTCCAACTGGCCCCGTACTTGAAG GGGGACGTAGTATTTCTTTCACCGCCATGGGGAGGTCCAGCATATCTGACACAGGAAACTTTTACCCTTGACTTACTGAAGCCAAAAAATGG TTATTCATTGTTCCAAGTTGCTCAAAGCATAGCGCCAAATGTCATTATGTACTTGCCTCGCAACGTGGACTTACTGCAAGTTGAAGAGCTTTCTTGGTTGTCTTCTCCGCCTTTGAAAGTCGAG ATCGAAGAGAATATGCTTCATGGGAGGTTGAAGAGCATAACTGCTTATTTTGGTGACATTGCATTCTCAGAACTCAGCATGTTTGAACTCTAA
- the LOC132064654 gene encoding uncharacterized protein LOC132064654 isoform X3, giving the protein MRYDQGIKMDEEGWFSVTPEKIAVRHAVRCGGGVVIDGFTGVGGNAIQFATMCHPVIAIDIDPRKVALAFENAKIYGVEDHIDFIVGDFFQLAPYLKGDVVFLSPPWGGPAYLTQETFTLDLLKPKNGYSLFQVAQSIAPNVIMYLPRNVDLLQVEELSWLSSPPLKVEIEENMLHGRLKSITAYFGDIAFSELSMFEL; this is encoded by the exons ATGAGATATGACCAAGGCATTAAGATGGATGAAGAAGGTTGGTTTTCCGTTACGCCGGAGAAGATTGCCGTCAGGCATGCTGTCCGTTGTGGCGGCGGTGTCGTCATTGATGGTTTCACTGGAGTTGGGGGCAATGCTATTCAATTTGCAACTAT GTGTCATCCCGTCATTGCAATTGATATTGACCCTAGAAAGGTCGCATTGGCTTTTGAAAATGCAAAGATATATGGTGTTGAAGATCATATTGATTTCATTGTTGGAGACTTTTTCCAACTGGCCCCGTACTTGAAG GGGGACGTAGTATTTCTTTCACCGCCATGGGGAGGTCCAGCATATCTGACACAGGAAACTTTTACCCTTGACTTACTGAAGCCAAAAAATGG TTATTCATTGTTCCAAGTTGCTCAAAGCATAGCGCCAAATGTCATTATGTACTTGCCTCGCAACGTGGACTTACTGCAAGTTGAAGAGCTTTCTTGGTTGTCTTCTCCGCCTTTGAAAGTCGAG ATCGAAGAGAATATGCTTCATGGGAGGTTGAAGAGCATAACTGCTTATTTTGGTGACATTGCATTCTCAGAACTCAGCATGTTTGAACTCTAA